A stretch of Clostridia bacterium DNA encodes these proteins:
- a CDS encoding RNA polymerase sigma factor, translating into MDDRKIVELFFERDETAIKHTTVKYGRRLRSLSRGIVKDLQTAEECENNTYLETWNSIPPNEPKEYLYAFLARIIRHISLNCCRDRKRLKRSAYICELSVEMEQCIPAPDDCECRIDEIELKQAINSFLVGLGAEKRNIFLRRYWYLDSIADISKRFDLSESKVKTTLFRSRNKLREHLVKEGYTL; encoded by the coding sequence TTGGATGATAGAAAAATTGTAGAATTGTTTTTCGAGCGTGACGAAACAGCAATAAAACACACTACCGTAAAATACGGCAGACGGCTACGCTCATTATCACGGGGCATTGTGAAAGATCTCCAGACCGCCGAGGAATGTGAAAACAACACCTATTTGGAAACATGGAACTCGATTCCACCCAACGAACCAAAAGAGTACCTGTATGCATTTCTAGCGAGAATCATTCGGCATATCTCTTTGAACTGTTGTAGAGATCGTAAACGCTTGAAAAGAAGCGCATACATCTGCGAATTGAGTGTGGAGATGGAGCAATGTATTCCTGCTCCTGATGACTGTGAATGCCGGATTGACGAGATAGAGTTGAAACAGGCAATCAATAGTTTTCTTGTTGGGCTTGGTGCAGAAAAACGAAACATCTTTCTTCGACGCTATTGGTATCTGGATTCCATTGCTGACATTTCCAAACGCTTTGACTTGTCTGAAAGCAAAGTGAAAACTACGCTCTTTCGGAGTCGCAACAAACTCCGAGAACATCTTGTAAAGGAGGGTTACACGCTATGA
- a CDS encoding IS256 family transposase yields MAQKKLIDKQLIRELMKEGELKDVKDIQSLLKAQFKDIMQEMLEAELDHELGYSKYDYKNKDTTNSRNGIRSKKVRSDYGEMEIDIPRDRNGDFEPVIIKKNQRDVSSIDDQVISMYAKGMTVRDIQDHLHNLYGIDVSPTMISQITEKILPVIKEWQQRPLQEVYAHLIMDAIHYKVRQDGKIVNKAVYIILGIDLDGKKDVVGMWVGENETSKFWLKVLTDLQHRGVKDVLIVSIDGLNGFKEAIQAVYPDTRIQRCIVHMIRNSTKYLSWKDRKAFVNDLKPIYKAINEDSALNALQDLEDKWGEKYYIAVKPWKDNWDEVATMFEYPAEIRRMIYTTNAIESFNRQLRKVTKSKSVFPTDDALLKMLYLAMIDITKKWTMRTRDWGKIINQLAIHFEGRI; encoded by the coding sequence ATGGCCCAGAAAAAACTCATCGACAAACAACTGATCCGCGAACTCATGAAAGAAGGCGAGCTTAAGGATGTCAAAGACATCCAGTCCCTACTAAAAGCACAATTCAAAGACATCATGCAAGAAATGCTGGAAGCTGAACTGGATCATGAACTCGGATATAGCAAGTATGACTATAAGAACAAGGATACTACAAACAGCCGTAACGGCATTCGTTCTAAAAAGGTTCGTTCCGATTATGGAGAAATGGAAATTGACATACCTAGAGACCGTAATGGGGATTTTGAACCTGTAATCATTAAGAAAAACCAACGTGATGTTTCAAGTATTGATGACCAGGTCATAAGCATGTATGCCAAAGGGATGACTGTCAGAGACATTCAGGATCATCTACATAACCTTTACGGAATTGATGTATCACCAACCATGATTTCACAGATTACTGAGAAAATATTACCTGTAATAAAGGAATGGCAGCAACGCCCACTACAAGAGGTTTATGCCCACCTAATCATGGATGCCATCCACTACAAAGTCCGTCAGGATGGAAAGATAGTCAACAAAGCAGTCTACATCATACTAGGTATTGATTTGGACGGTAAAAAGGACGTTGTAGGTATGTGGGTCGGAGAAAATGAGACCAGTAAATTTTGGCTTAAAGTGTTAACTGATTTGCAGCATCGTGGTGTTAAGGATGTGCTGATAGTGTCTATCGATGGACTGAATGGCTTTAAAGAAGCAATACAGGCTGTTTATCCAGACACCAGAATTCAGCGGTGCATCGTTCATATGATTCGCAATTCAACGAAATACCTGTCCTGGAAGGACCGTAAAGCATTCGTCAATGATCTTAAACCAATCTACAAAGCAATCAACGAAGATTCCGCTTTGAACGCTCTACAAGATTTAGAAGACAAGTGGGGCGAGAAGTATTATATCGCGGTAAAACCTTGGAAAGACAACTGGGATGAAGTAGCAACAATGTTCGAGTATCCGGCTGAAATCAGAAGGATGATATACACAACAAACGCCATCGAAAGCTTTAACCGCCAGCTACGCAAAGTCACGAAATCCAAGAGTGTGTTTCCAACCGATGATGCCCTGTTGAAAATGCTGTATCTGGCAATGATTGATATAACCAAGAAATGGACTATGAGGACTCGGGACTGGGGTAAAATTATTAATCAGCTAGCAATTCACTTCGAGGGACGTATTTGA
- the xth gene encoding exodeoxyribonuclease III produces MKLISWNIDSLNAALTSDSARALLSRNVLNTIMVQDPDIIALQETKLSSKGPSKKHLEILNDMFPDYELVWNSSVEPARKGYAGTMFLYKKKLEPSVSYPAIGAPGTMDSEGRIITLEFDDFFVTQVYTPNAGNGLNRLEDRQIWDSKFAEYLEVLDKDKYVIATGDFNVAHKEIDLAHPNSNRDSAGFTDEERQGFTNLLAKGYIDTFRYLHGDIEDRYTWWAQRAKTSKINNSGWRIDYWLVSERIADKVVKSEMIDSGPRQDHTPILLEIDL; encoded by the coding sequence ATGAAATTAATTTCATGGAATATTGATTCATTGAATGCAGCACTTACAAGTGATTCAGCACGTGCCTTGTTATCTAGAAATGTACTAAATACAATAATGGTACAGGACCCAGATATTATTGCCCTACAAGAAACCAAGCTATCAAGTAAGGGGCCTAGTAAAAAACATTTGGAAATTTTGAATGATATGTTTCCGGATTATGAACTCGTTTGGAATAGCTCAGTTGAACCAGCACGTAAGGGCTATGCAGGGACCATGTTTTTATATAAGAAAAAGTTGGAACCATCGGTTAGCTATCCAGCAATTGGAGCACCTGGTACCATGGATTCAGAGGGCAGAATTATCACCCTTGAATTTGATGATTTTTTTGTAACGCAGGTTTACACACCGAATGCAGGAAATGGTTTGAATCGTTTGGAAGACCGTCAGATTTGGGATAGCAAATTTGCAGAATATCTTGAAGTGTTAGATAAGGATAAGTATGTTATTGCCACAGGTGATTTTAATGTAGCTCATAAGGAGATTGATTTGGCTCATCCCAATAGTAATCGTGATTCAGCTGGCTTTACGGATGAAGAACGCCAAGGTTTCACTAATCTTTTAGCCAAGGGCTATATTGATACCTTTAGATACCTCCATGGTGATATAGAAGATAGATATACTTGGTGGGCTCAAAGAGCAAAAACAAGTAAAATAAATAATTCTGGTTGGAGAATTGACTACTGGTTAGTAAGTGAACGTATAGCAGATAAGGTTGTAAAATCTGAGATGATTGATTCCGGACCAAGACAAGACCATACACCCATACTCCTTGAAATCGACTTGTAA
- a CDS encoding bifunctional metallophosphatase/5'-nucleotidase — MKKNTKKFTILHSNDMHGDFLAEARQGSGRLVGGLALLSGYLNKVREEEENVIYVVAGDMVQGSLIDSEYKGVSTIEIMNYLSPDVVTLGNHELDYGLPHLLFLEKVANFPIVNANLYMKKYGKRLMEPYFIMSIAGFSILFIGVITEKVMDALALDQLIGTFVSTEDAAEEIGKICNTYKNNDIDLTIALTHIGFESDIELAKMLKPEWGVDMIIGGHSHTILEQPEKVNDILITQAGVGTDQIGRFDIVVDDDTNSIIEWKWELVPINNAISEVDKSLQDFIDNYKNKVDEKYNVIITRFSEKLTHPRREIETSLGNMIADALADVSDTEVVLIGSGSIRVNELGPVVTLGGLKACFPYDDSLTRYSITGKQLRRIFSYIMRLENRDGEGECYQTNSRIKVVYSDLSSEIVSITMDGIPVVDDQTYTITLQGYHFANSKANLDISNEELLALEGSTVVSTSAYQVLEEWLRDHQNGTRKIEGRIAYEPVS; from the coding sequence ATGAAAAAGAACACGAAAAAATTTACGATTCTACATTCTAATGACATGCACGGGGATTTCTTAGCAGAGGCTAGACAAGGGAGTGGCCGCCTTGTTGGGGGACTTGCCCTTCTTTCAGGGTATCTGAATAAAGTCAGGGAAGAAGAAGAAAATGTTATTTACGTTGTTGCTGGGGATATGGTACAAGGTTCTCTAATTGACTCTGAGTATAAGGGTGTATCCACAATAGAAATAATGAATTATCTCTCACCAGATGTTGTAACCCTAGGAAATCATGAATTAGATTATGGTCTTCCTCATCTTTTGTTTCTTGAAAAAGTAGCAAATTTTCCGATTGTAAATGCGAATCTCTATATGAAAAAATATGGGAAACGGTTGATGGAGCCATATTTTATCATGTCGATAGCTGGGTTTAGCATTCTTTTTATTGGAGTTATTACTGAAAAAGTAATGGATGCACTAGCTCTTGATCAATTGATTGGAACCTTTGTGTCAACTGAAGATGCGGCAGAAGAAATTGGAAAGATATGCAATACCTATAAAAATAACGACATAGATTTAACCATTGCACTTACCCATATTGGTTTCGAGTCTGATATTGAATTGGCTAAAATGTTAAAGCCCGAATGGGGTGTCGATATGATTATCGGAGGCCACTCTCACACAATTTTAGAACAACCGGAAAAAGTCAATGATATCTTGATTACCCAGGCTGGCGTTGGCACAGATCAAATTGGAAGGTTTGACATTGTTGTAGACGATGATACAAACTCAATCATTGAGTGGAAGTGGGAATTGGTTCCAATAAACAATGCAATTTCAGAAGTCGACAAATCCCTGCAAGACTTTATTGATAATTATAAGAATAAGGTCGATGAAAAATACAATGTCATTATTACTCGTTTTTCCGAAAAACTTACTCATCCGAGAAGAGAAATAGAAACAAGCCTGGGCAACATGATTGCGGATGCCCTGGCAGATGTATCGGACACAGAGGTGGTTCTTATTGGATCAGGTTCGATTCGGGTGAATGAACTTGGACCAGTGGTTACCTTGGGTGGATTAAAAGCATGTTTTCCCTACGATGATAGTTTAACAAGGTATTCTATCACGGGAAAACAGTTAAGAAGGATATTCTCTTATATTATGCGGCTTGAAAATAGGGATGGAGAAGGCGAATGCTATCAGACGAACTCTAGAATTAAGGTTGTCTACTCTGATTTGTCATCCGAAATCGTGTCTATTACCATGGACGGGATTCCAGTAGTTGATGACCAAACATATACAATAACCTTGCAAGGTTATCATTTTGCCAACTCTAAGGCAAACCTTGATATTTCGAACGAAGAACTGTTGGCTTTAGAAGGTTCTACAGTAGTTTCTACGTCAGCCTATCAAGTCCTGGAAGAATGGCTTAGAGACCATCAAAATGGAACAAGGAAAATTGAAGGACGCATTGCTTACGAACCAGTCAGTTGA
- a CDS encoding TSUP family transporter, whose product MLTIIFICFAGFFGAFIDAIVGGGGLITVPALLAAGLPTHIALGTNKFAASFGTMSSSYHYYRSGNINFKLLKFLVPLSLIGSALGVKTVLSIEPKYLSILIIFLVFSIIIYTAFKKKLGLEENFKGIVFETVAKGMLLALALGFYDGFFGPGTGSFLIFGLIYIFGYDFKKASANSKILNLTSNSTAFILFMLNRQINYSIALPMALSMIVGAKLGSHMAINKGSKFIKPVFLIVSLSLVIKMIFDLL is encoded by the coding sequence ATGCTAACTATAATATTTATATGTTTTGCGGGATTTTTTGGAGCTTTTATTGATGCTATTGTAGGAGGCGGTGGACTTATTACAGTCCCAGCCTTATTGGCAGCGGGTTTACCAACACATATCGCTTTAGGCACCAATAAGTTTGCGGCAAGTTTTGGCACGATGTCAAGTTCATATCATTATTATAGGAGTGGAAATATAAATTTCAAGCTGCTAAAATTTCTGGTGCCCTTATCTTTAATAGGTTCAGCACTTGGAGTAAAGACAGTGCTTAGCATTGAACCAAAATATCTATCAATTCTGATTATCTTTTTAGTATTCTCAATTATTATCTATACAGCCTTCAAAAAGAAACTAGGACTAGAAGAAAACTTCAAAGGCATCGTATTTGAAACGGTGGCGAAAGGCATGCTACTGGCTCTTGCCTTAGGTTTCTATGATGGCTTTTTCGGACCAGGAACTGGTTCCTTTTTGATATTTGGACTGATATATATTTTTGGGTATGATTTTAAAAAGGCATCAGCAAATTCAAAAATACTAAATTTAACAAGCAATTCCACCGCGTTTATCTTATTTATGCTCAATAGACAAATCAACTATTCTATTGCACTACCGATGGCGTTGAGTATGATAGTTGGCGCAAAGTTGGGTTCTCATATGGCAATAAACAAAGGTTCAAAATTTATAAAACCAGTATTTTTAATTGTGTCCTTGTCATTGGTTATAAAAATGATATTCGATTTGTTATAG
- a CDS encoding DUF1697 domain-containing protein — protein MKKYIAFLRGINVGGKNKISMSELKELFEQNGFQEVVTYINSGNIIFSSSNTDEEKLKEECERLISNKFQLNIPIFVISFHDLSTAFNNAPQWWGKDTDSKHNAIFIIPPIGVDEVFSLVGAIKPEYEKVDQYKRVVFWSAPIKTLSRTRWSRIVGSSVYGNITIRNARTVKKILQLAN, from the coding sequence ATGAAAAAATATATTGCTTTTCTACGCGGCATAAACGTGGGAGGAAAGAACAAAATTTCTATGTCTGAATTGAAGGAACTGTTTGAGCAGAACGGATTTCAAGAGGTAGTGACATATATAAACAGTGGAAATATAATTTTCTCCAGTAGTAATACCGATGAGGAAAAGCTAAAAGAAGAGTGTGAAAGATTAATATCTAATAAGTTTCAACTGAATATTCCAATATTTGTTATCTCTTTTCATGACCTTTCGACTGCGTTTAATAATGCCCCACAATGGTGGGGCAAGGATACAGATTCAAAGCATAATGCAATCTTTATAATTCCCCCAATTGGTGTGGATGAAGTATTTAGCCTAGTAGGTGCAATTAAGCCTGAATATGAAAAAGTTGACCAATATAAAAGAGTCGTTTTTTGGTCAGCACCTATCAAAACTTTATCAAGAACACGGTGGTCAAGGATAGTGGGCTCGTCTGTGTATGGAAATATCACGATTAGAAATGCCAGAACAGTTAAAAAGATATTACAGCTTGCAAATTGA
- a CDS encoding recombinase family protein has protein sequence MIYNPKVQFIPARLPKSEIRVAIYSRVSSNSMDQLNSVTAQISALTRIVASVPKWLLVDIYIDIASSKTGSSRKEFNRMLEDCKSKKLEIIITKNISRFGRDTVEVLEALHQLRLLGIRVIFEQENLDTADTDSDLMISIIEAIAQAENESRSDNIKWGIKQRAAQGTSKLYNRKCYGYKNDVDGSLIIDDEEAKNVKLIFDLYLQGKSIIGIIKELSRLDIKSPTGKDKWSKRTIDVMLSNEKYIGTVRLLDNGKHEAVYLCEDNNPAIISKETFQAVQIEKTKRSNVIKGENGVQRKSKKYSSKKG, from the coding sequence TTGATTTACAATCCAAAAGTACAGTTTATACCAGCACGCCTGCCTAAAAGCGAAATACGTGTTGCTATTTATAGTCGTGTAAGTTCGAATAGTATGGACCAATTAAATAGTGTCACAGCACAAATTTCAGCACTAACAAGGATAGTAGCTTCTGTACCTAAGTGGCTACTTGTTGATATATATATAGATATTGCCAGTAGCAAGACGGGCTCATCAAGAAAAGAATTTAACCGTATGCTAGAAGATTGTAAATCTAAAAAACTTGAAATTATTATCACAAAAAATATAAGTAGATTTGGCAGAGACACAGTTGAAGTATTAGAAGCCCTTCATCAACTAAGGCTACTGGGTATCAGGGTTATATTTGAACAAGAAAATCTAGATACAGCGGATACAGATAGTGACCTCATGATTTCTATCATCGAAGCTATAGCACAGGCTGAAAATGAATCTAGAAGTGATAATATAAAATGGGGTATTAAACAAAGAGCAGCACAAGGCACTTCAAAGCTTTATAATCGTAAATGCTATGGTTATAAAAATGATGTTGATGGTAGCCTAATCATAGATGATGAAGAGGCTAAAAATGTTAAACTAATATTTGATTTATATTTGCAAGGAAAAAGCATCATAGGAATCATTAAAGAATTATCGAGACTTGATATTAAATCTCCAACAGGAAAAGATAAGTGGAGTAAGCGTACAATTGATGTAATGCTTAGCAACGAAAAATATATAGGCACAGTTAGGTTATTGGATAATGGAAAACATGAAGCTGTTTATTTATGTGAGGATAACAACCCTGCAATTATTTCTAAGGAAACATTTCAAGCAGTGCAGATAGAAAAAACTAAAAGAAGCAATGTCATTAAAGGCGAAAATGGAGTACAAAGAAAAAGTAAAAAATATAGTTCTAAGAAGGGATAA
- the istB gene encoding IS21-like element helper ATPase IstB, protein MNERIEFYQKKLRLSRSLHEIYPEIVAETHEKFLEELLEKMHQDRLEKQRLRNLKAAGFGVQKTLTDYRFDDIQFPERLNRESLLDLNFLEDTQNLILYGSVGTGKTHLAIGLGVNAINQGRKAVFYRVHDLIQLLEEAKGRKLASLYKKIDDAELLILDEWGYLPLHQEGARLLFDIVSRCYEYKSIIITTNIEFSKWKGFLFDEKLTAAIVDRLVHHSHMLLFTGESYRMRNSLMK, encoded by the coding sequence ATGAATGAGCGGATTGAATTCTACCAGAAAAAGCTTAGGCTTTCGCGTTCCTTACATGAGATTTATCCGGAAATTGTTGCAGAAACCCATGAGAAGTTCCTGGAAGAACTACTAGAGAAAATGCACCAGGACCGCTTGGAGAAGCAGCGCCTACGGAACCTTAAGGCTGCAGGCTTCGGAGTACAAAAAACACTGACCGATTACCGATTCGATGACATACAGTTCCCGGAGAGGCTAAATCGCGAGTCTCTCTTGGATTTAAACTTTCTTGAGGACACTCAGAATCTCATCCTATATGGCTCTGTCGGCACCGGCAAGACGCACCTTGCCATTGGGCTTGGTGTGAATGCCATTAACCAAGGTAGGAAAGCAGTTTTCTACCGGGTGCATGACTTAATCCAATTACTGGAAGAGGCCAAAGGTCGAAAGCTAGCCTCGCTCTACAAGAAGATTGACGATGCGGAGCTTCTAATCCTGGACGAATGGGGTTATCTCCCTTTGCACCAAGAAGGCGCCCGGCTCCTTTTCGACATCGTATCCAGATGCTACGAATACAAGAGCATCATAATTACGACCAACATTGAATTTAGCAAATGGAAGGGCTTCCTGTTTGATGAAAAGCTGACAGCAGCCATTGTGGATCGCTTGGTCCACCACTCCCATATGCTTTTATTTACAGGTGAAAGTTACCGTATGCGTAACTCCCTGATGAAGTAG
- a CDS encoding S-layer homology domain-containing protein: protein MNNNKSTAGILALSLLSGVFLTGFTYQQGIENVYYETQSEIFDNTTYYEQLAGHSVNGIERAYYVQADTNDTELKPYVFEGEVTGTYTMDTMINTIENQGYTVVAGINGDVYDTASGVPKGLSIHDYKIKTSGYAPEYVIAFDEKGLASLEKVNLRYTLKGTINVPTVATTTFTNPIIQEGPIKLEENVIEQPKIISIPTEYNADIGYFNVKQGGAKALHLFNRQYAPSTKTTNNSVEVVLDAGSVEGAKLTVGGTITATVVEVKNDCHNTPIGDNQLVLSTVTDSASALKLAQLVPGSKVELSVYDKNSGNLANSKEAIGVYYVLYHNNQFVSSGTNINPRTIIGIKPDGTLLLYVLDGRQSGFSEGLGLTDVAKHLVDLGCSTVVNMDGGGSSVMGVREGGIDSKAVMKNSPSSQSQRKTTNGLFLVYDLRGNSDVVHLHTYPSQPLAMPGADIQLRTYASNNQYEQVALKKDVEYSLDSGSGSFVDKNGLFTAGTTTGTTIIEAESDELSTRTKIDIQNNITFTTNVQSLVIDSEEKRDINVTAKFGYAPIASKDSLFTWTCDSIIGTIDVNGLFKATNESGISGNIYVEYNGAKRTIPVQVGVASIDFADTKTHWASNYIGKLAARGIVNGVDNKFYLPDDFLTRAQFLTMLANTISGLDVAKATPAGFTDVPTTQWYTNYVNWGFETGIVRGIDDTTFAPNEKITREQMAVMMDNFTNSIDLVLQKTDATVSFTDGVRISPWAADSVDKIVFAGIMRGYPEGDYKPQGDATRAEAASVVYQLITIRDKYARQ from the coding sequence ATGAATAATAATAAATCCACAGCAGGTATTTTGGCACTGTCCTTATTGTCAGGTGTATTTTTAACAGGGTTTACCTATCAACAAGGCATAGAAAACGTCTACTATGAGACCCAATCGGAAATTTTTGATAATACCACCTATTACGAACAATTAGCGGGTCATAGTGTTAATGGGATTGAAAGAGCCTATTATGTGCAAGCAGATACGAATGATACGGAGTTAAAGCCCTATGTATTTGAAGGGGAGGTTACCGGTACATATACGATGGATACCATGATCAACACTATAGAAAATCAGGGTTACACGGTAGTAGCCGGAATCAACGGAGACGTTTATGACACTGCCTCTGGAGTTCCAAAGGGATTAAGCATTCATGACTATAAGATTAAAACTTCGGGCTATGCTCCAGAATATGTGATAGCTTTTGACGAAAAAGGTCTTGCTTCCCTGGAAAAAGTAAATCTGAGATATACACTTAAAGGAACGATTAACGTTCCTACTGTTGCTACGACGACTTTTACCAATCCAATAATCCAGGAAGGACCAATTAAACTGGAAGAAAATGTGATTGAGCAGCCAAAAATTATATCTATACCAACTGAGTATAATGCAGATATCGGCTACTTTAACGTCAAACAGGGTGGGGCTAAGGCCTTACACCTGTTTAACCGCCAATATGCACCCTCAACAAAGACTACAAACAATTCAGTTGAAGTAGTATTAGATGCGGGCTCAGTCGAAGGTGCGAAACTGACGGTGGGAGGCACAATCACGGCGACTGTTGTCGAGGTTAAGAATGATTGTCACAATACACCGATTGGTGACAATCAATTGGTGCTGTCAACAGTGACAGATTCGGCCAGTGCGCTTAAGCTCGCTCAGCTGGTTCCTGGAAGTAAGGTGGAACTTTCCGTATACGACAAAAACAGTGGAAATCTAGCAAACAGTAAGGAAGCAATTGGCGTGTATTATGTTCTTTACCATAACAATCAATTTGTTTCCAGTGGAACGAACATAAATCCGAGAACCATTATTGGTATCAAACCAGATGGAACACTCTTACTATATGTGCTTGATGGTAGACAGTCGGGATTTTCGGAAGGTCTTGGCCTGACAGACGTAGCAAAACACCTGGTTGACTTGGGTTGTAGCACTGTTGTGAATATGGATGGGGGCGGTTCCTCGGTCATGGGTGTCAGAGAAGGAGGAATTGATTCCAAGGCGGTTATGAAGAATTCACCCTCCAGCCAATCCCAGCGTAAAACCACCAACGGCTTGTTTCTAGTATATGATCTACGTGGAAATTCCGACGTGGTACATTTACACACGTATCCTAGTCAACCTTTGGCCATGCCGGGGGCAGATATTCAGCTGAGAACCTATGCATCCAACAATCAATATGAGCAGGTCGCCTTGAAAAAAGATGTAGAATACAGCCTTGATTCTGGTTCGGGTAGCTTTGTTGATAAAAATGGTCTCTTTACTGCTGGAACTACCACCGGTACTACCATCATTGAAGCGGAAAGCGATGAACTTAGTACAAGGACAAAAATCGATATTCAAAACAATATTACCTTTACAACCAATGTGCAGAGTCTAGTCATCGATTCGGAAGAAAAACGCGACATCAATGTAACAGCAAAATTTGGCTATGCTCCAATCGCAAGCAAGGATAGTCTATTTACATGGACCTGCGATTCGATCATTGGCACGATTGATGTAAACGGACTCTTTAAAGCGACGAATGAGTCTGGGATATCTGGAAATATATATGTAGAATATAACGGAGCAAAACGGACCATACCTGTACAGGTAGGTGTTGCCAGCATTGATTTTGCGGATACAAAAACACATTGGGCAAGCAATTATATTGGTAAGCTTGCGGCGAGAGGAATTGTAAATGGCGTAGATAATAAATTCTATTTGCCGGATGATTTTCTTACAAGAGCCCAATTTTTAACGATGTTGGCGAATACAATTTCTGGTTTAGATGTAGCCAAAGCGACTCCTGCAGGTTTTACGGATGTACCCACTACGCAATGGTATACCAACTACGTCAATTGGGGTTTTGAAACAGGAATTGTAAGAGGAATAGACGATACCACCTTTGCGCCGAATGAAAAGATAACCAGAGAGCAAATGGCTGTCATGATGGATAATTTCACGAATAGTATTGACTTGGTTCTGCAAAAAACGGATGCGACAGTCTCCTTTACAGATGGAGTACGGATTAGTCCTTGGGCTGCCGACTCTGTAGACAAAATCGTATTTGCAGGTATCATGCGTGGATACCCTGAAGGAGATTATAAACCGCAGGGAGATGCAACACGGGCAGAAGCAGCAAGCGTTGTTTACCAATTAATCACAATACGGGATAAATATGCAAGGCAGTAA
- a CDS encoding entericidin like toxin protein — protein MRGQELLDKMELVDSKYVEEAGAMPVKKNLTWIKWSAMAACLVLVGLALISLFPGRSNDIVTTPYIADLAPMVYVNDNVYKQSTKQIAYDEPKEEFAYLGKVESYLANDQGVPKENLQSNTRILGAPIFQYGNDIVIQIKGKYWLYELLSDESEDSISEQEKMELDPTYTAE, from the coding sequence ATGAGAGGACAGGAGCTTTTAGATAAAATGGAGCTTGTTGATTCCAAATACGTGGAGGAAGCCGGTGCCATGCCAGTGAAAAAGAATCTAACATGGATAAAATGGAGCGCAATGGCAGCTTGCTTGGTTTTAGTAGGTCTTGCCCTTATAAGCCTATTTCCTGGAAGAAGTAACGATATTGTTACCACTCCCTACATAGCCGACCTAGCGCCGATGGTTTATGTAAATGACAACGTATACAAACAATCCACAAAACAAATAGCATATGACGAGCCAAAAGAGGAGTTTGCCTATTTGGGAAAAGTTGAAAGTTATCTTGCCAATGATCAGGGAGTACCAAAAGAGAATTTACAATCCAACACCCGTATCCTTGGAGCCCCAATCTTTCAGTATGGCAACGATATTGTAATTCAAATCAAGGGCAAATACTGGCTGTATGAACTTCTTAGTGATGAGAGTGAAGATAGTATTTCTGAACAAGAAAAAATGGAACTTGATCCTACCTATACCGCAGAATAA